The Ovis aries strain OAR_USU_Benz2616 breed Rambouillet chromosome 6, ARS-UI_Ramb_v3.0, whole genome shotgun sequence genome includes a window with the following:
- the AREG gene encoding amphiregulin isoform X1 yields the protein MFAHLAPEPEPREPEPRHPETSSRSCLQRPRLAGPASSATRLPASQLSATTASSRPQLPAELPQRPRRRRSEGPMRAPLLPPAPVVLSLLIFGSAHYTAGLDVNDTYSGKGEPFSGDHSADRFEVTLRSEISSASETPPGGELSSAFDYDYAEEYDNEPQISGYIVDDSVRAPRTGEGIASDNMKTMTVEQVVKPKKNKTESEKTSDKPKRKKKGGKNGKNRRNRKRKNLCDTEFQNFCIHGKCTFLEQLETVSCQCYPEYFGERCGEKSMKTQSMVDSDLSKIALAAIAAFVSAMTFTAIAVVITILLRRRYLRGYEGVAEERKKLRQENGNGHAVA from the exons ATGTTCGCACACCTGGCGCCCGAGCCTGAGCCCAGGGAACCTGAGCCCAGACATCCCGAGACGAGCTCCAGGAGCTGCCTCCAGCGCCCCAGGCTGGCCGGGCCTGCGAGCTCGGCCACGCGGCTCCCCGCGTCCCAGCTCTCGGCCACCACCGCCTCTTCCCGCCCGCAGCTCCCGGCCGAGTTGCCCCAGAGACCGCGACGCCGCCGCTCCGAGGGACCAATGAGAGCCCCGCTGCTGCCGCCGGCGCCCGTGGTGCTGTCGCTCCTCATCTTCGGCTCAG CCCATTATACTGCTGGATTAGATGTCAATGACACCTACTCTGGAAAAGGAGAACCATTTTCTGGGGACCACAGTGCTGACAGATTTGAGGTGACCTTAAGAAGTGAGATTTCCTCTGCAAGTGAAACGCCTCCTGGTGGCGAACTGTCCTCGGCGTTCGACTATGACTATGCAGAAGAGTATGATAATGAACCACAGATATCTGGCTATATTGTAGATGATTCAGTCAGAG CTCCCAGAACTGGTGAAGGAATAGCAAGTGATAACATGAAGACAATGACAG ttgaacAGGTAGTTAAGCCTAAGAAAAACAAAACGGAAAGTGAAAAGACTTCAGATAaacccaaaagaaagaaaaagggaggcaaaaatggaaaaaatagaagaaacagaaagaggaaaaatctgTGTGATACAGAATTTCAAAATTTCTGCATTCATGGAAAATGCACATTTTTAGAGCAACTGGAAACAGTATCATGCCA ATGTTATCCAGAGTACTTTGGTGAACGATGTGGGGAAAAGTCCATGAAGACTCAGAGCATGGTCGACAGTGATTTATCAAAAATTGCTTTAGCAGCTATAGCTGCTTTCGTCTCCGCCATGACCTTCACAgctattgctgttgttattaCAATCCT GCTTCGAAGACGATACCTCAGGGGATATGAAGGTGTCGCTGAAGAACGAAAGAAACTTCGACAAGAAAATGGAAATGGACATGCCGTAGCGTAA
- the AREG gene encoding amphiregulin isoform X2, translated as MFAHLAPEPEPREPEPRHPETSSRSCLQRPRLAGPASSATRLPASQLSATTASSRPQLPAELPQRPRRRRSEGPMRAPLLPPAPVVLSLLIFGSAHYTAGLDVNDTYSGKGEPFSGDHSADRFEVTLRSEISSASETPPGGELSSAFDYDYAEEYDNEPQISGYIVDDSVRVEQVVKPKKNKTESEKTSDKPKRKKKGGKNGKNRRNRKRKNLCDTEFQNFCIHGKCTFLEQLETVSCQCYPEYFGERCGEKSMKTQSMVDSDLSKIALAAIAAFVSAMTFTAIAVVITILLRRRYLRGYEGVAEERKKLRQENGNGHAVA; from the exons ATGTTCGCACACCTGGCGCCCGAGCCTGAGCCCAGGGAACCTGAGCCCAGACATCCCGAGACGAGCTCCAGGAGCTGCCTCCAGCGCCCCAGGCTGGCCGGGCCTGCGAGCTCGGCCACGCGGCTCCCCGCGTCCCAGCTCTCGGCCACCACCGCCTCTTCCCGCCCGCAGCTCCCGGCCGAGTTGCCCCAGAGACCGCGACGCCGCCGCTCCGAGGGACCAATGAGAGCCCCGCTGCTGCCGCCGGCGCCCGTGGTGCTGTCGCTCCTCATCTTCGGCTCAG CCCATTATACTGCTGGATTAGATGTCAATGACACCTACTCTGGAAAAGGAGAACCATTTTCTGGGGACCACAGTGCTGACAGATTTGAGGTGACCTTAAGAAGTGAGATTTCCTCTGCAAGTGAAACGCCTCCTGGTGGCGAACTGTCCTCGGCGTTCGACTATGACTATGCAGAAGAGTATGATAATGAACCACAGATATCTGGCTATATTGTAGATGATTCAGTCAGAG ttgaacAGGTAGTTAAGCCTAAGAAAAACAAAACGGAAAGTGAAAAGACTTCAGATAaacccaaaagaaagaaaaagggaggcaaaaatggaaaaaatagaagaaacagaaagaggaaaaatctgTGTGATACAGAATTTCAAAATTTCTGCATTCATGGAAAATGCACATTTTTAGAGCAACTGGAAACAGTATCATGCCA ATGTTATCCAGAGTACTTTGGTGAACGATGTGGGGAAAAGTCCATGAAGACTCAGAGCATGGTCGACAGTGATTTATCAAAAATTGCTTTAGCAGCTATAGCTGCTTTCGTCTCCGCCATGACCTTCACAgctattgctgttgttattaCAATCCT GCTTCGAAGACGATACCTCAGGGGATATGAAGGTGTCGCTGAAGAACGAAAGAAACTTCGACAAGAAAATGGAAATGGACATGCCGTAGCGTAA